One segment of Rosa chinensis cultivar Old Blush chromosome 6, RchiOBHm-V2, whole genome shotgun sequence DNA contains the following:
- the LOC112173011 gene encoding cytokinin riboside 5'-monophosphate phosphoribohydrolase LOG5: protein MEEEEAVRSRFKRVCVFCGSSTGKRECYKDAAIELGQELVSRRLDLVYGGGSIGLMGLVSQAVHDGGGKVLGIIPRPLMGAEITGETVGEERSVTDMHQRKAEMARHSDCFIALPGGYGTLEELLEVIAWSQLGIHDKPVGLLNVDGYYDYLLTFIDKAVDDGFIEPSQRHIIVSATNAKELVEKLEEYVPVHDGAIAKASWEVQQQEQQEKQQVGFNVASAAAASATTLQTEIAL from the exons ATGGAAGAGGAGGAGGCTGTGAGGTCAAGATTCAAGAGGGTTTGTGTGTTTTGTGGAAGCAGTACTGGGAAGAGGGAATGTTACAAAGATGCTGCCATAGAATTAGGCCAAGAGCTG GTGTCAAGGAGGCTGGACCTTGTCTATGGAGGTGGAAGCATTGGACTGATGGGTTTGGTTTCACAGGCTGTGCATGATGGTGGAGGCAAAGTTCTTGG GATCATCCCCAGGCCTCTAATGGGTGCAGAG ATAACAGGTGAAACAGTTGGGGAGGAAAGGTCTGTAACCGACATGCACCAAAGGAAGGCTGAAATGGCCCGCCATTCTGATTGTTTTATAGCATTACCAG GTGGGTATGGAACTTTGGAAGAGTTGCTGGAAGTGATAGCTTGGTCCCAGCTTGGTATCCATGACAAACCT GTGGGTTTGCTCAATGTTGATGGCTACTACGACTACCTCCTCACTTTTATTGACAAAGCCGTGGATGATGGCTTTATTGAGCCTTCCCAGCGCCACATCATAGTCTCTGCCACCAATGCCAAGGAGCTTGTTGAAAAACTTGAG GAGTATGTGCCAGTGCATGATGGAGCCATAGCCAAAGCAAGTTGGGAGGTTCAGCAACAAGAACAGCAGGAGAAACAACAGGTGGGGTTCAATGTTGCTTCTGCAGCTGCTGCATCTGCTACTACTTTGCAGACTGAGATAGCTTTGTAA
- the LOC112172947 gene encoding expansin-like A2, whose product MALFLCTFLFFLVSSATACDRCVHQTKAAYFSKAAALSSGACGYGSLALGLSGGHLAAAVPSIYKDGAGCGSCFQIRCKNATLCTKQGTRVITSDLNHNNQTDFVLSSRAFMAMAQKGLGQDILKHGIVDVEYKRVPCEYKNQNLALRVEESSKKPHYLAVKVLYQGGQTEIVAIDVAQVGSSNWSFLTRNYGAVWDTSRVPTGALQFRFVVTGGFDGKMVWAKNVLPADWKPGMAYDTKVQISDIAQEGCSPCDDGIWK is encoded by the exons ATGGCTTTGTTTCTTTGCACATTCCTCTTCTTTCTCGTCTCCTCTGCTACTGCCTGTGATCGCTGTGTGCATCAAACCAAGGCAGCTTACTTCTCCAAAGCCGCTGCACTTTCTT CTGGGGCTTGTGGGTATGGTTCTTTAGCTTTGGGACTTAGTGGTGGACACCTTGCTGCTGCTGTGCCTTCAATTTATAAAGATGGAGCTGGTTGTGGTTCATGTTTTCAG ATAAGATGTAAGAATGCAACACTCTGTACAAAACAAGGGACTAGAGTGATCACAAGTGATCTCAATCACAATAACCAAACAGATTTTGTTCTAAGCAGCAGAGCTTTCATGGCCATGGCTCAAAAGGGTTTGGGCCAGGACATTTTGAAACATGGAATTGTGGATGTGGAGTATAAAAG GGTACCATGTGAATACAAGAACCAAAACTTAGCCTTACGTGTGGAAGAATCAAGCAAGAAGCCACATTACTTAGCAGTCAAAGTTCTATACCAAGGTGGTCAGACAGAGATAGTAGCCATTGATGTTGCTCAG GTTGGTTCTTCTAACTGGAGTTTCCTGACTCGAAATTACGGGGCAGTATGGGACACCAGTAGGGTTCCGACTGGAGCGCTGCAATTCCGGTTCGTGGTGACTGGCGGGTTCGATGGAAAGATGGTTTGGGCAAAGAATGTGCTTCCTGCTGACTGGAAGCCAGGGATGGCATATGACACAAAGGTTCAAATCAGTGATATTGCACAGGAGGGTTGCTCTCCGTGTGATGATGGGATTTGGAAGTGA